CCCTTAATATAGGTGGCTTGTCTTTTCCATCAACTTTAAATTTGATAGCACCTTGAGTTTCTCCCAATTCATTTAATTCAGCACATATTTGAGTGCCTAGTATGTACCAGGTGCTTAGGACACAGTAAGGGACAAATATCCCTGCTAGCCTGTAGTTAGTTACCTTCTAATGACAGCAAGATACAAAGCAAATAAAAGGAGCAAAATCTGTCAAATTAAGTGACAAGAAAAAACAAGGACAGACAGTTTTGGGGAGGGGAGCTGCAAAGAACATTTTGTGTGTAGAGAGCAGTTGTTTTGGAACATTTTAACCTGAGTCTTATTGATATCCAAACATAGATATAAAAGTAGGTCTGGCTGAAGTTGAAAAGCATTTCAAAGATGTAGCATAAAACATTTAAATGCTGCTGTTAGAGCAAACTGAGGACAAAGAACTGACCCTTAGCTTAGATGGTAAGGAAGGAATTAAATTCAAGAGAAAACCAAAGGATATAGAAATGTCTCTCCACTGAATTTTATAAAGACCTTCAAAAAGCCAACAGGATCCCAATAAGTAGTAACTTTTTTTTAGCCTGCTCTCAGTAATGCAGAAAAGAAATTTCAAACACAATTTCAAGGTCTGCAAACCACCCAAACCTCATCCTTGAAGTCAGGTTAAAAACATAACTGAATCCTTTGAACCCAGGTCCACATGGGAAAGATCCAGGATTTCTAAAATAACTAGCTTCAAAGCAGCAGCAGCCCGGCCTGACTCCAACAAAGGCAAACTCCACATAACAGGCCTGCTCTTCAGGGAGAAGGGGAGTTGTGGCCCGTGGTGGTAATTTTAGAGTGTGGTGAAGCCATGTCAGGACAGAAAGAGGTAGAAAGAGTATAATTCCAACCAACACCATTTTACTCAGCACAGAAAACCTGACAAATATTCAGACATCAACACAGGTCACAGAACAATAAACATCTTTATTACATGAGCTAGGACGGGAGGGAAAAATTATTTGCCTTTCCGGGCCTTGATTTTCCTCTGATAGAACTCCAGCTCCTTGCCCTCTAGCACATAGCCATCTGCTCGGCCACACTGGCCTGGCCTTGAAGCAATGCATGCTGCCAAGAGAGTATGTGGCATTTAGCAAAATGACAGAGTGGTCCCCCAAACCTATCTATCTCCTCAGAAGTCCATGTTGGCTGGGGGCAAGCATGAAGCTCTCTGTCTCCTCAGGTAATACTTAATCGTCACTTGAAGTCAGTAGCAGAACTGGACAAAGTTTTCATCACTGAGACACTTCAGCCACAGCATGGACTTTCCAAAACACTCCAACTCAGAGGACAAAGCCTCAGGCACAGGCTGATAAGACTCCTACCCAGTATTTTCTATTTCACCTTCTTACTAAAGTGACCAAAGTATCCTTGAATCTTGATATAATAGTACCCTTTTCAATTTAAGAACTGTCTCAGGTTAGAAGAAATGCTACCCATGAAATTCTGGTGAAATATCCTAGACTACATGGTTGGCAATCAAAAAGGTTAAATGCAAAGGGCACACCACAGCTTTGTTACACACTCCTCCCACCACACAACAGGCATCTCACCAAGAAGCTTGCCCTGCTGGAACTGCTCCTCCAGAAGACTGCTGATCTtggcattctttttcctttcatcatatttcttctgaattttctttGATCGTTTTTTGTTTAAAATCTCTTCCTCCTCAGGAGTCTGAATAAATCAGGGGACAGATGGGTTAGACAGACTCCCCAGCCATACACCCCAGCTCAAGGAAGGCTGCTATAGATAACCTTCTTGAACCCTTGTAAAACCCACCCCTTGCCTTCCTCAGCACTAAATGCTTCATCTCTTTCCCTTCAGAAGCAGAACTGGACAGAGTTTTCATCACAAGAAGGCAGGAATAAGGCTGCTCTCCCCCCTCTGCCCCTACAGGGGTGATTCCCCAAACACATACCAGCTTGGCCCCCTTCTTGCGGCCTAGGGGCAGAGCATAGTGGGACTCGTACCACTGCCGGTACGGTGTGCTGTCAATGAGTACAATACAATTTTTCACCAGAGTCTTGGTGCGGACCAGCTCATTATTGGATGCATTGTATACAACATCGATGATTCTTGTTTTGCGAGTACAGCCTGCTCACAAGAGAAATTCACAATCAAGTCATGCAAACAAGAAGTCAATTGgccttgtcttcttccccaagCTTTTCTGCCCTAGTAAGGACTAAGGAGGTTCTCTTATCAGGGAGAAGCAAACGAACTCTGAGCCTTTACCCAGCCATGGGGCATTCAGCTTGTCTTCCACAAAGTCTTTTGACTCAGCACCACTCCCTGAGACCACAGGAGTTTAACTGTTTAGAGCTTAGGGCAGGACAGTCAAGGTGGAGAGAACTCTAGATAATTCAAGATCTTTCAGAAACAGTATCCTTAAGGACCTTGACTGGGAGAGGCTTCCTGTTAAAAGCCATTGAGACTTAGGGCAGTTTAGTGCCAAGTTGCCACCCACTCCCTTAGGGCCTCACTCACATTCAGAACCCCAGGAGAAGTTCCCCACGTCCAGCCTTAGGGCTCGGTACTTCTTATTGCCTCCTCGGACACGAACTGTGTGTATGCGGCGGGGGCCAATCTGGGAAACAAGGAGATACAAGAACTAGATTATCAAGAacagaagagaggaaggggagtaTAGGATGAGTGGAGATAACAGTCAGTGTAACTATGACAGGTCCTAGCATAGGCAAGTGGCACATATGTGACCAAGACGACCACAACCACGCCTAAGGATACTTTTTCATCACTCTAGTTACCTCCCACAAGAAAACCCAGACACTTGAAACTTATCATTGTATGCAACAAAAATAACAGGCTGTTACCATGCGAGGCCCATTCCCTCCAAGCCATAGTAAGTTATTAAACCCCAAGCTCCCAGGGCCGAGACCATGCACTCATTCTATTTAGTATATATTTACCCAACACGTAAAGGTAGGGAGGCCGCCCAGTCCCAACCATCAAAATAAAGTCATCAAGTGTCCGACAAAGAACCCACATCGCGCCAAGACCTGACCACGCCGGACGGCCGGGGGAAGGCGTCCTCCGTGGCGGTGAAGCCCACGCACGCACCTTGGTGTTGGCAGCCGGGCGTCCTAGCTCATACTTTCGCTTCTTGTGGTAGGGCTTTCTCTTGCCCCCGGTCTTGCGGCGCTTGTGCCAGTTGTCCCGGGAGATGCCTACATAAGAGAGTGGGATTGGACGCCTGGGCCTCTGGGACCCAGGGCCGGCATCTCGCCAGCCCCAGAACCCCCGTACCGGACGGGCTGCACGCTCAGCTCTCCAAGGTTGGCTTCCCCACTGCGCACTCGGGGGTTTGCAGCATCACCGAGGTGTCATCCTAGACGCGCGGCCCAGCCCGGTCCTCCTTTCCCGCGGCAGCCATGTTGGTACGGCTCGCAGCCCGGAGCCCGTGCAGCCCCAGGAGCAGACCTTGGCGACCAAAACCCGAAGACCACCCCTCTTAAGGGCTGCTCACTGCCTGGGGTCAAGGCGCCCGGACTCCTAACTTGGCTGCGAGACTGGATGGCGCCAGATTGAATTCATCCCCTCACCCTGACCCCATTACAGAAAAAGACTCACCCATCGCAAGGCGCTGGCTGGAAAGAGGAAACGCAAGGCTTCACGGTCCCGTTTGTAAAACACTGTCCCGCCCTcttacgtcatttccgggcgccgttAAAATGGGCCTGGGGACGGAGTATGATGTTACTGACGTCTGTGCGACAGCGCCGCGAGGTCCGGGGCCTGGAGGCTTATGCCCGCTGCGGAGCTTCTTGCCCGCCTAACCCTCCGAGTTCGGGTTGGAATCATGCGGTGTCGACCGTATGGTGCAAGTTTTCTTTAGAAGTTGAGGGATTTAAGGGAGTGGTATGGTTTTATTACGTGTTAAAAAGATTGGTTTGAGAGGCTGGCTAGTCCAGGATGGGAGGTGGGGCTACGTTGGAAAAGGGTGGAAGGCGGTAGAGAAGGAAACGAGGGATAAGACATCAGTTTGTTTTGAAGAGTTTGGTGATTAGACAGGGTTGCGGGAGAGGAGGTGCCATGGATTCCTAATTTCTCATTCCATCATTTGGGTAAATAGACAATGGtatgaggtttgtttttttttaaagatttacttatttatttaatttccccccctcccctggttgtctgttcttggtgtctatttgttgcgtcttgtttctttgtctgcttttgtttctttgtccgcttctgttgtcgtcagcggcacgggaagtgtgggcggcgccattcctgggcaggctgcactttcttttcagctgggcggctttcctcacgggcgcactccttgcgcgtgggggctcccccactcgggggacacccttgcgtggcacggcactccttgcgcgcatcagcactgcgcatggccagctccacacgggtcaaggaggcccggggtttgaaccgcggacctcccatatggtagacggacgccctaaccgctgggccaaagtccgtttcccgaggtttggttttttaaatccTCGCctgcctgctgtttttgctttgtccattcgctgtgtgatcgtctgtatctatttctttttgtcttctcattttttctcctgtaagattcactgggattcaatccttgGGACCTCTGAattggagaaaggttccctgtcagctgcgccacctcagttcctggtttctgctgtgcttcaccttaactttccccttcctctctttttgttgtgtcatcatcatGCTGCATTACTCACTTGTGTGGACACTGGCTctccacgcgggcacttggcttgccgtgtgggctctggcttgccatgcaggcgctcacgcaggcacttggttcaccacagAGAcacctggctcaccacgcaggcactggcttgctgtgcagccatgctatctcttcttctgtttcaccaggaggccccagggatcaaacccgggtcctcccatatggtaggcggaagccctattaCTTGAGCTACTTCCGCTTCCCAGGGTATGAGCTTCTCTGGACATATTTGAGATCTTCGTTTGTTGTCTAAGTGGAAATGATGAGTAGGTAGCTGGATATTCATGTCTGGTCCTTCTGATAGAAGAGATATGGACAGAAAATGTCACTTTAGGAATCGCTGGTATATATATGGTAATTAAATCCATTAGAGTGACTGGAACCTAGGGAAAGAGTATAAAGTAGGGGTAGCAAACTTTACctttaaagggccagatagtaaatacttGAGGCTTTGTGGGCTATAGGGCCTCTGCCACAGAACTACTCACTCCTGCTGCTATAGtgagaaagcagccatagacataGGTAAATGAATGAGTGTGGCTGTTTTCTAAACAACCAACTCTATTTGTGGATTCTGAGATTTGGATTTCATAcagtttcttttaatatatttttttaagatttatttattcccctcccacCCACTGCCGTTGACTGctctgtctccattcactgtgtgttcttctgtgtccacttgcattcttgtcatgcggaaccaggaaactgtcactttttttgttgcatcagctctctgtgtgtggtcccacttctgggtgggctgcgttttttttttttcctgcgcagggtggctctctttgtggggtgcactGATTGCACgttgcaagggacacccctgcatggcacagcactcctttcatccagcagcactgcacttgggctagctcaccacatgggtcaggaggctctagttatagaaccctggaccttccatatggtaggcggaagctctatcacttgagccacaactgcttccctcataTAGTTTTCATTTGTCaagcctgtgcagcaagccagtgcccgtgtggtgcccatgtggtgagctgagtgcccacacagtgaactAAGTGCCTGTGCAGGTGCCCATGCAgtcagctgagtgcccacgtgggtgccccCTGGTTGGCCAAGTGCCCATTTGAGTGTTCACGTGGTCAGCCAGtacctgcacagcgagccagtgcctgcacagtgagctgagtgcctgtgcagtgagccaagtgctcatgtggcaagccagtgctcacgcaagtgagtcacacagcaaaatgacaacacaacaaaacagacaaaggggagtcaaggtgaagtgcaacagagaccaggaactgtgttggcacaattgacagggaacctgtctccacatcagaggtcccgaggatcgaatcctggtgaatcctagaggaaaaagccgagaagagaagatgaaaagagaaatagatacagaagatcacacagcgaatgaagACAGCAAAAaaccagcagggtggggggagggggaggggaacaataaaaaaaatattttaaaaatttactgaggcaatgactgcacaactctgtgatgaaagtgagagccactgaatgtacagtttggatagattgtacaaggcaaGGGATTCTATAACAGGGACTGATATGTAAATAACTGGTTAACAGTGCacatatgagagtgttctctcatgaactacaacaaatgtacaacactaatacatggtgctaataatgaggggtatggaaaaaatatacctaatgtatgctgtggaccatatTTAGTGGTACTAGTCTGGTGTTAttctttcataacctgtaacTAAGTTTCCACAACAATGTACAAGTTGTTCGTGGAGTAGTGTTATATGgggattctgcacattatgcatgattgttttgtaagttcataacttctctaacaaaaaaatattaacattaaggtaacattttgtgtgatctatgtatctcttaaaaataagcaaaaaaaatttttaagtattttttaagaaaacaccTAGAATTTCCACATGACCCAACAATtctgcttttaggtatataccccaaagaactgaaaatagggactcaaacagatatttgtacatgactgttcatagtagcattattcacagtagcaaAATTAGAAGCAATTCAGTATCCATCAATGGATGACAATAAActatagtatatacatacaatggaatattatgcagccataaaagggaatgaagttctgatacacgtgacaacatggatgaaacttgaaaacattatgccaagtgaaatacACCAGACAAAAGGACAGTGTGTGATTTCACtcatatgaaatacctagaaataagaatattcatcattacaaagtagattacaggttaccatgGGGTGGGAGGACGGGGAAAAGGGgaattattgtttaatgggtacagagcgTCTGTTTCGGGTGATGAAAAAAAATTGGATAGTagtgatgattgcacaatatttgaatgcaattaatgccactgaattaaaaaatggttaagatgACAAATTTTATATTCTGTGTATTTTACCATAATTAAAAAGTGAATATTAGATTTAGTAATCTGGAAGTCCTTGGTGACATTAGCAAGAGCAGTTTCTGTGCAGTGGGGTCAGCAAAAATGATTAGAGGGGTTAAAAAGAGtgggaattaaaaagaaaatatacagtaTATGTAGTCAATACTTACGATGTTAAAAGGGAAGGATGGAATTAGGTTTGTGACTGGAGAGACAGGTAAGCCTTTCCTACACTTGACTGCAGATCCTatccaggaattgaaccccagacctcccatatggtagatgggagcccagtcgcttgagccacatctgcctccctgtttgtctttttgttgctgagttgcaGGAGTTTTTTTGTATGCTTTTTTATATTAAATCCTTGTTGGctgtatggtttccaaatattttctcccattctgtaggctgtctttttacttgcTTGGTAATAGCCTGTGAtgcacaaaactttttaattttgacaaagtgccttttttctttctttgttgctcatgctcttggtgtaaaatctaaaagtccattgcctaatacaaagtTCTAAAGAAACTTTCCTatgttttattcttaattttatagttttagctcttatatttaggtcaaatccattttgagttaacttttttttccttcaatttagtCGATCGACAATTTTTATTGTTTGCaggtgtgattttttaaaattcacacaACAAATACTTTGATATAATCTAAGATAAAATAGTTGAACAATTTTGTTTAGATTTATGTTTGTATAGAAACAATCTGTGGAATTCCTCATCTCAAAACTAAGGTGTCTAAAAACAGTGATTCATTAACATTGCTTTAAATAATCATTAGGTTAAAAGCTATGGTTTCCGTTCTCAACTGAAATGTGCCCCCACACAGTTTCCCTTGGATCTAAAGCTTAAGGCCTTAAGAAGAtggccaagaaaaagaaaaaaaaaaagacaagccactcTCCTTGCCTTACATGGGGGACAGTAATTGGGACAGGGTTGTTATAAAagccaggaagaaaataaatcaatttcaCATCTCTAGTTTTCAAGAGTCAAAGTCATAACAACTCTTTATATACCTTATCTGTAGAGGTGAAATTGCCTCATGATGACACAGTCTGCTCACCCCCAAATGTTCCTTCCCCTGCTAATCTTGTCAGTTATTATGTTTATGCAGTAGCCATACATTCTCCCTAAGGGCTAATCCTTTTGTCATATTTAAATCTCCCTAGCCTGATATGTCATTTGGATGCTATGTCTTAGTGTACCATCCTGCACCCTCAAATTCTCAAAGTGCCTAAGAGTGAAGACCATGGAGACGGTGTCTTCAATGAACATCTCCCCAAGGATGCTGGGGGACTCTGGCCTATATCATTCCATTCcattgatccttttttttttttttttaaatagatgctTGTCAAATATTCTTTTAATACTGTTTTAATCTTAACTTATTTTAGTCATATCATACCCACATATCCAGACATTTAGagttagatttctttttttttttttaacattttttttattcccccttgtggctttttgtgtactatctgctctctgtgtccattcactgtgcgttcttctgtgtctgtatttatttttatttcccctcccccttgcggcttgcttgctatctgctctctgtgtccatttgctgcgtgctcttctgggtttttgcttgtctcccttttttgtggcatcaccttgctgagtcagctctccacggcacttgCAGGTTGGGCAGCGCTCCGCAGCacgcaggtgagcctgccttcacaaggaggccctgggatacgaacccagggcctcccatatggtagacaggagcccagctgatagagccacaaccgcttccccatTCCATTGATCTTAGTCCACATGTAGAAGTCCTGTTCACACACTGTATTGGAATCGATGAGGTATCTGTCACCTACAAAGAAATACTTCTGACAGGCAGCACATTTGAAACATTCCAGGGGATAAGTTTTGCTTTTCACTCTCATATCATGTCATAGGCAATTTTCCACTTGTCACAGTATGCACAGAGACCGTCGTGGCCAAAAAGCCTGAGATAGTCTTTCCAGCAGAGTGTCCAGTCCAGCTTGTAGTAGAGGCGCCACCCCACCTCACCCAGCCATCACCCACAGAGGTCACAGCTAAGGcagtccttgtgccagtactggGCAATGGCCTTTAGGAAGTAGAGGGCCCTGATATTCTGCTGGCAGCTGCCACATGTCAGAGGGGATGGGGAGATCTGCAGCACCTCATCCACTGACTCCTCAGAGGGGTAGCTCTTCCTCTGCATGGCAGAGAACATTGGGGAGGGAGGTGACATGCTGGGCAGTGGGGGTGCTCCCTCTGTGGCACGGGACTGGCCAGCTACCGGACTTGGGCCCCCTTGGGTGCCggctgagttaatttttgtttatggtgtgaggtagatccactttcattcttttgcatgtggatatccagttttcccagcaccatttgttgaagagactgttctttcctcattgagtggacttggcaaccttgtcaaaatcaattgatcatagaTGCATGGGCTTAGCATGAGTTTGACATGCCTGTGAGATGTAGGAGTGACTATTCTCTGTTTTAGAAATAGTTGGAAAGATGACCCTGAAGCTGATAAGAGGGCGGAGCTGAAATTTCAGACCCCTGCCACTATGAGTTCACTCTGCTATCCACCTAGACCCAGTGGTCCATCCTTACAGAGTCTGCCTCACATGAGGATTTTCACCTCCCCAATCTTGGCTCTCACCTAGTAAATACCTAAACCTTGGACCAAACCAACTGCTTGTGCCTGACACCTGGGTTGCCGAATACTGCTGGGTCAAGTTACCTAGCGCTGCAAATTGGTGCCACtagaaattaagaacaaaaattgGTATTATGCATTAGGTAGGCCCTGGAGAATCTTTACTATAAAAGACTTATGTAGAACAAAAACTCTACCTGGAGAGACAAAATATTTAGATTGTAGTAAATGCtgtgaatgaattaaataatGTGCTGTCATGGGGCAGAGGGGCAAACAGGCTTTTCTGGGATGGTGTTTAAACTGAGAACTGCCAGGAAAAAAGACCATTTTGAAGAGCTGATAGTTGCAGGCAGTTGGAACATTAAGTGCAAAAAGccctgagaggggagcagatgtggcttaagcagttgagcacctgtttcccacatgggaggtcccaggtttggttcccagtgcctcctaaaaacaaaaggaaacaaacgaaaaaaccagctcaggtagctaatgtggctcagtggttgagagctggcttcccacatatgaggtcctaggt
Above is a genomic segment from Dasypus novemcinctus isolate mDasNov1 chromosome 9, mDasNov1.1.hap2, whole genome shotgun sequence containing:
- the RPS8 gene encoding small ribosomal subunit protein eS8, which produces MGISRDNWHKRRKTGGKRKPYHKKRKYELGRPAANTKIGPRRIHTVRVRGGNKKYRALRLDVGNFSWGSECCTRKTRIIDVVYNASNNELVRTKTLVKNCIVLIDSTPYRQWYESHYALPLGRKKGAKLTPEEEEILNKKRSKKIQKKYDERKKNAKISSLLEEQFQQGKLLACIASRPGQCGRADGYVLEGKELEFYQRKIKARKGK